The genomic DNA AACCAGATTCGAATGAACATCGGAAACTGGGCCGAGATTCATGATGACGGAATTATCCAGATCATGCTCCCGCTCACTCAGCGGCAGGACGCGCAATCGCGATGTATCAAATTTTTCAGACACGGTACTACTTCAGCAAAGAGGTTACATGTTTCATGATGGCCTGCCGCGTAACGGGCTTTTTGTTGCCGACAATGCTGACCGCGATGGAGCCGACGACGTTGCCGAGGAAAGCCACCAATTCAGGCTGTACTCCAAGGCACGCCGCAAGTGAAGCTATGGAGAAAAAGGCATCGCCGGAACCGACCTTGTCCACGACCTTGTGAGCAAAAGCGGGGACCAGAACGCCCGTACCGTCGCGATGCTGAATGTATGACCCGCTCTTGCCCTTGGTTATCGCGACCAACTGGGCTCCAAGGCGCTCCCTGACAACACCGGTCAGGGGCGTCACCCCGGTGTGCTTGTCACGGGTCTCCAACCGAAGTTCAGGCTCGGCGAGACTGATAAAATCGCAACGTTCATACCCGGAAATCGTATGGTAGCCCCGGTTTCCGGCATTGGCCTGCGTGTTGACGGCAAGAAACGGCGAAGCGGTCAAATCCTTCCGGCACAAGGGTGAAATCGCCCCGTGGCCGAAATCGGCAGCAATGACAAGATCGTTTTGAACGGCCTGCGCCATGAGGGCGTTCCGAAAACGCTCGTCACGCTCCCGGTCAAGCCCGGATTCATCCATGTAATAAATTTCAAACAGCTTGGTCAGGCTGTACCCTTCGATATACCGGCGCTTGCGAAGGGTCGGCGCATCTTTCTGGTACTCAAAATAGGGAATCACGTTGTCGCTGAGGTTTTCACGGATGAAATCCTCATGGGTTTCCTTCTCCCCAAGCACGGTAAACATCCGCACTTCCTTGACCAATTGCGAAAGATGGTTGGCAATGGCCAAAACTCCACCGGCAAACAGGTCGCCATCCATATGGCGAAACGCCATGACAGGCTCCTTGGATGAAGCGCCGAGGGGGGAACAATACTGGTAGTCATCAAGAATCGTATCGCCCACGACCGTCACGCTCAATTCGGCCATCCTGTCGAGAATGGAGTCGATCTCGCCAATGGAATACCGTGAACGGAACATCTCAAGATATTCCTGCACGTCGTCGGAAAACGACGACATGAAACGGTTGATGAGATTCGTGGAACTGAAGACGATATCCTTGGTCAATTTGAGTTCCGCACCAATTTCTTCACAAACGTCAGCCTCAAGCCGCAATTTGCCTGTCGGATCGGAATCGATATCCTTGAAATCGGAACCTTTCACGTAAACATCGGGCTGAACCGCCCTCAAGAGTTCTTCAGCAGTAGCCCACTCATTGACAGCCACGAAGTCGACCACATCCTGAGAGGCAACGGCCTCGGCACGCAATATTTCGGAAAATGCAGGACGATGCGGCCCCTTGTCCACAAATCTATCGGGAGACACGGTGACAACAAGCACATCTCCCCATTGAGCTGCCTGTCGAAAATAACGAATATGACCGATATGCAACAGATCGAACACACCATGACAATGAACGACACGCCGTCCAGCAGCTTTCAGTTCGGCAACAATGTCAACCAGTTCGGAAATGGACTTGATTTTTGTCTCGATATCCATGCAAACTCTCTAATAAAATCATCATATTATCGCACACTAGGGACAGCCCACATAGGTGCTGGCAATTATTCCATCCAACAAAGGGAATTAGATGTATATGTTATCCCTCATAAATGCAATCGGCAACACGAACAGGAGAGAGAAATAAATATCACTTCAAGCCTTTGCTGTCTTCCTGATTTTGCTCATGCCGAGATTGACAACTCCGCGACCTGTCGAATACAAGCGGGCACACCCCTTCTGCTTACAACATTATATTAGGTAAAGATGAAAGACCTTACTGATTTCAAACCCAAACGCATTCTCGCGTGCCAGCTTCGCCAGATCGGTGATGTCCTTTTGGCGACACCTTCTCTCCAGCTCCTCAAGGAACGCTATCCCGACGCGGAACTCCATCTGCTGACGGAAAAGAAGTGCGCTCCGGTGCTGGAGAACAACCCGCATGTCGACCATGTTTGGGAAATAGACAAGAAAGCCTTGAAAAACCCATTCAAGGCGCTGGCTTTCTACTCGAAAGTAGGACGCTCAGGTTACGATCTGATCGTTGATTTTCAACAATTGCCACGCTGCCGCTGGGTCATTCTCTTTTCCCGGGCCAAGGTCAAGCTGACCATGCCGCCGCCTTGGTATAACAAGCCCTTTTACACTCATTGGGGCAAAACCATTTATGGCTATGCAGCCATGTGCAAGGCAAGTGTCATCAGGCCCCTCGGCATCGAGTGGAATGGTGAGCGACCGAAGATATGGCTGAGCGAAGCCGAAAAAGCCTGGGCCGACAAATTCATTGAACAACACGGCATGCAGGATAAACGTTTTGTCACCATCGACCCGAGCCACCGACGTATCACCCGCCTCTGGCCGGCACGCCACTTTGCAGGCCTGATCAAACTCATCCGCGAACAACACCCGAACCTGAAGTTTTTCATGTTGTACGGCCCCGGAGAAAAAGACGTTGCGGAAGACGTCGCAGCACAGGCTGGTGAAGGGAGCATCGTATCCGACCACATGCTGAGCCTACGGGAAATGGCTGCGGTTCAGGCCAGAGCGGCCCTGCATATCGGGAACTGCTCCGCACCTCGCCACTTTGCCGTAGCCGTGGACACCCCGTCACTGGTCATCCATGGCGCAACAGGCTTCGGATGGCGGTTTCCATCAGACGAACACATCAGCCTCTGCAAAGATATCGAATGTAAATCCTGCAATAAAAACCAGTGTGACACACGCGAATGCCTTGAGGAATTCTATCCTGAAGACTGTATTGAAAGCGCGCTCAAGCTGCTGAAATTCAAAATGTCCTGATTCCGTCTCAGGCTATCTGCCAAACGACGATTCCAATCGTATTTCCACCCATGACTTGCCATGGGGTGAGTCGGGATATATACAATATTTCAACATTAATTTACCAATTCCACCAATAGGCGACTTATTCATGAACTTTTCCGGGAAAAAGATACTGGTTACCGGGGCCGACGGATTCATCGGCTCGCACCTTGTCGAACACCTTGTACGTCAGGGGCATTCAGTCCGGGCTTTCGTCCTGTACAACTCCTTCAATTCCTGGGGATGGCTTGACGAATCTCCAAAGGAAATAGCCGACAACCTCGAAATCTTCGCAGGAGATGTCCGTGATCCCCACGGTGTAAAGGAAGCCATGAAGGGCTGCGATGTGGTTCTTCACCTCGCAGCACTCATTGCCATTCCCTACTCCTATCATTCGCCGGACACATATGTGGACACCAACGTAAAAGGAACGCTGAACATCGTGCAGGCAGCACGGGAACTCGGTGTGGAACGCATAGTCCATACGTCAACCAGTGAAGTTTACGGTACAGCGCAGTTCGTCCCCATCACGGAAGACCACCCGCTGCAAGGGCAATCCCCCTACTCGGCGACAAAGATCGGCGCGGACCAGATCGCCATGAGCTTTTACAATGCATTCGAGACCCCGGTTTCGATCATCAGGCCGTTCAACACATACGGCCCAAGGCAAAGCGCCCGTGCCGTCATCCCGACCGTCATCACCCAGATCGCCAACGGGTCCCGCGAAATCAAACTCGGCGCACTCACCCCGACCCGGGACTTCAACTACGTCATGGATACGGTCCGCGGATTTGAAGCCGTAGCCGCCTCGGACGCCTGCGTGGGCGAAGTCGTCAACGTGGGCAGCGGCTTTGAAGTTTCCATTGGTGACACGGCGCAGGCCATTGCCGAAGTCATGGACGCGGACATCGAAATCGTCTGTGACGAACAGCGTCTCCGTCCTGAAAAAAGCGAAGTCAACCGCCTGTTCGCAGGAAACGCCAAAGCAAAGGA from uncultured Pseudodesulfovibrio sp. includes the following:
- a CDS encoding PfkB family carbohydrate kinase, translated to MDIETKIKSISELVDIVAELKAAGRRVVHCHGVFDLLHIGHIRYFRQAAQWGDVLVVTVSPDRFVDKGPHRPAFSEILRAEAVASQDVVDFVAVNEWATAEELLRAVQPDVYVKGSDFKDIDSDPTGKLRLEADVCEEIGAELKLTKDIVFSSTNLINRFMSSFSDDVQEYLEMFRSRYSIGEIDSILDRMAELSVTVVGDTILDDYQYCSPLGASSKEPVMAFRHMDGDLFAGGVLAIANHLSQLVKEVRMFTVLGEKETHEDFIRENLSDNVIPYFEYQKDAPTLRKRRYIEGYSLTKLFEIYYMDESGLDRERDERFRNALMAQAVQNDLVIAADFGHGAISPLCRKDLTASPFLAVNTQANAGNRGYHTISGYERCDFISLAEPELRLETRDKHTGVTPLTGVVRERLGAQLVAITKGKSGSYIQHRDGTGVLVPAFAHKVVDKVGSGDAFFSIASLAACLGVQPELVAFLGNVVGSIAVSIVGNKKPVTRQAIMKHVTSLLK
- a CDS encoding glycosyltransferase family 9 protein, with the protein product MKDLTDFKPKRILACQLRQIGDVLLATPSLQLLKERYPDAELHLLTEKKCAPVLENNPHVDHVWEIDKKALKNPFKALAFYSKVGRSGYDLIVDFQQLPRCRWVILFSRAKVKLTMPPPWYNKPFYTHWGKTIYGYAAMCKASVIRPLGIEWNGERPKIWLSEAEKAWADKFIEQHGMQDKRFVTIDPSHRRITRLWPARHFAGLIKLIREQHPNLKFFMLYGPGEKDVAEDVAAQAGEGSIVSDHMLSLREMAAVQARAALHIGNCSAPRHFAVAVDTPSLVIHGATGFGWRFPSDEHISLCKDIECKSCNKNQCDTRECLEEFYPEDCIESALKLLKFKMS
- a CDS encoding NAD-dependent 4,6-dehydratase LegB; the encoded protein is MNFSGKKILVTGADGFIGSHLVEHLVRQGHSVRAFVLYNSFNSWGWLDESPKEIADNLEIFAGDVRDPHGVKEAMKGCDVVLHLAALIAIPYSYHSPDTYVDTNVKGTLNIVQAARELGVERIVHTSTSEVYGTAQFVPITEDHPLQGQSPYSATKIGADQIAMSFYNAFETPVSIIRPFNTYGPRQSARAVIPTVITQIANGSREIKLGALTPTRDFNYVMDTVRGFEAVAASDACVGEVVNVGSGFEVSIGDTAQAIAEVMDADIEIVCDEQRLRPEKSEVNRLFAGNAKAKELCGWEPAYGGLDGFKKGLKLTAEWFTDPENLRRYKSGIYNI